One genomic segment of Pandoraea thiooxydans includes these proteins:
- a CDS encoding Maf family protein: MTVPSIYVASQSPRRQELLRQFGVSYELLLPANDENAESLETVLPGEPPDNYVQRVCLLKAQAAIARASRRQLPPAPILTADTTVCLDGTILGKPFDDADARAVLARLSGTRHRVLTAVAITTDARTFHALSISHVWFRPLRQDEIERYVASGEPMGKAGAYGIQGKAAEFIMRIDGSYSGIMGLPLYETAALLRQVGVDF, translated from the coding sequence ATGACCGTGCCATCGATTTACGTTGCCTCGCAAAGCCCACGCCGCCAGGAATTGCTGCGGCAGTTTGGCGTCAGCTACGAATTGCTGCTGCCCGCCAATGACGAAAACGCCGAGAGCCTGGAAACGGTCCTGCCCGGCGAGCCGCCGGACAATTACGTGCAGCGGGTATGCCTGCTCAAGGCGCAGGCCGCGATCGCACGGGCCAGCCGGCGGCAACTACCGCCGGCGCCGATTCTGACAGCCGACACTACGGTATGCCTGGACGGCACGATTCTGGGCAAGCCCTTCGACGACGCCGACGCCCGCGCGGTGCTGGCGCGCCTGTCCGGCACGCGGCACCGCGTGCTGACCGCCGTGGCCATCACCACCGACGCACGCACGTTCCACGCGTTGAGCATCTCGCATGTCTGGTTTCGTCCGCTGCGCCAGGACGAAATCGAGCGCTACGTGGCCAGCGGCGAGCCGATGGGCAAAGCCGGCGCGTATGGCATTCAGGGCAAGGCGGCCGAGTTCATCATGCGCATCGACGGAAGCTATTCCGGTATCATGGGCTTACCGTTATATGAAACCGCCGCGTTGCTGCGCCAGGTCGGCGTCGACTTCTGA
- the rlmH gene encoding 23S rRNA (pseudouridine(1915)-N(3))-methyltransferase RlmH, which translates to MRLMIVAVGHKMPDWIEAGFGEYAKRMPPELRIELKEIRPEQRSSAKTAQTVMALERQRIEAALPRACRLIALDEHGRDLTTVALSQRLGQWQQDGRDVAFVIGGADGLDPALKAGADTLLRLSSLTLPHGMVRVLLAEQLYRAWSITANHPYHRA; encoded by the coding sequence ATGCGGCTGATGATCGTGGCGGTCGGGCACAAGATGCCCGACTGGATCGAAGCGGGTTTCGGCGAATACGCCAAGCGCATGCCGCCGGAGCTGCGCATCGAACTCAAGGAAATTCGCCCGGAGCAGCGCTCGTCGGCCAAAACCGCGCAGACCGTGATGGCGCTCGAGCGGCAGCGCATCGAAGCGGCCTTGCCGCGTGCCTGCCGGCTGATAGCGCTCGACGAACACGGGCGCGACCTGACCACCGTGGCGCTCTCGCAGCGGCTCGGGCAATGGCAGCAGGACGGCCGCGACGTCGCCTTCGTGATCGGCGGCGCCGACGGCCTGGACCCGGCGCTCAAGGCCGGCGCCGATACGCTGCTGCGGCTGTCGAGCCTGACGCTGCCGCACGGCATGGTGCGGGTATTGCTCGCCGAGCAGTTGTATCGCGCCTGGAGCATCACGGCCAACCATCCCTATCACCGCGCCTGA
- the ugpB gene encoding sn-glycerol-3-phosphate ABC transporter substrate-binding protein UgpB produces MKKNSLRLACLGAVLALGLCRTASAVTDIQFWHSMESALGERVNDIAKEFNASQTQYKIIPVYKGNYEQSMAAGIAAYRAGDPPAILQVYEVGTATMMRAGKAIKPVWQVMKDAGVPFNESAFVPTVASYYSDSHNHLISMPFNSSTPVLYYNKDAFKKAGLDPNKPPRTWADVAADAAKLKASGMSCGFTTGWQGWVQIENYSAWHGLPIATKNNGFDGADAVLEFNGPQQVKHIAFLANMVKQGTFTYVGRKDEATSKFYSGDCGIMTTSSGALANIEKYAKFKYGVGMMPYDADVKGAPQNAIIGGASLWVMGGKSANVYKGVAEFLQFLTSPAVAAKWHQDTGYLPVTKAAYELTEKQGFYAKHPGADVAIKQMLFKPPLPYTRGLRLGNMPQIRTVVDEELEAVWSGKKTAKQALDSAVSRGNVLLRRFQQSGG; encoded by the coding sequence ATGAAGAAAAATTCACTGCGCCTGGCATGCCTGGGCGCCGTTCTGGCTTTGGGACTTTGCCGCACGGCAAGCGCCGTCACCGACATTCAGTTCTGGCATTCGATGGAGTCGGCGCTGGGCGAGCGAGTCAACGATATCGCCAAGGAGTTCAACGCTTCGCAGACCCAATACAAGATCATCCCGGTCTACAAGGGCAACTACGAGCAGAGCATGGCCGCGGGCATTGCCGCCTATCGCGCTGGCGATCCGCCGGCCATCCTGCAGGTCTATGAAGTCGGCACCGCAACCATGATGCGCGCCGGCAAGGCGATCAAGCCGGTCTGGCAGGTCATGAAGGATGCCGGCGTGCCGTTCAACGAAAGCGCCTTCGTGCCGACCGTGGCCAGCTATTACAGCGACAGCCACAATCATTTGATTTCGATGCCGTTCAACAGCTCCACGCCGGTGCTGTACTACAACAAGGACGCATTCAAGAAGGCAGGCCTGGACCCCAACAAGCCGCCGCGCACCTGGGCCGACGTGGCCGCCGATGCCGCCAAGCTCAAGGCCTCGGGCATGTCGTGCGGCTTTACCACCGGCTGGCAGGGTTGGGTGCAGATCGAGAATTACAGCGCCTGGCACGGCCTGCCGATCGCCACCAAAAACAACGGCTTCGACGGCGCCGACGCCGTGCTCGAATTCAACGGCCCGCAGCAGGTCAAGCACATCGCGTTCCTGGCGAATATGGTCAAGCAGGGCACCTTCACCTATGTGGGCCGCAAGGACGAGGCCACGTCGAAATTCTATAGCGGCGATTGCGGCATCATGACCACCAGCTCCGGCGCGTTGGCCAACATCGAGAAATACGCCAAATTCAAATATGGCGTCGGCATGATGCCGTATGACGCCGACGTGAAGGGCGCGCCGCAAAATGCCATCATCGGCGGCGCCAGCCTGTGGGTGATGGGCGGCAAGTCGGCCAACGTCTACAAGGGCGTGGCCGAGTTCCTGCAGTTCCTGACTTCGCCCGCGGTCGCGGCCAAATGGCACCAGGATACCGGCTACCTGCCGGTGACCAAGGCCGCCTACGAGCTGACCGAGAAACAGGGTTTTTACGCCAAGCACCCGGGCGCCGACGTGGCCATCAAGCAGATGCTCTTCAAACCGCCGCTGCCATATACGCGTGGCCTGCGCCTGGGTAACATGCCGCAGATCCGCACGGTGGTCGACGAAGAACTCGAAGCCGTCTGGAGCGGCAAGAAGACCGCCAAGCAGGCGCTCGACTCCGCGGTCAGCCGCGGCAACGTGCTGCTGCGGCGATTCCAGCAGTCCGGCGGCTAA
- a CDS encoding nicotinate-nucleotide adenylyltransferase, translating to MPLQHPPSSPIRRVGLLGGTFDPIHAGHLALGELFAATLALDELILMPAGQQPQKHDSTPAQHRLAMTRLAAAELAERLRHAGLATSLRVSTMEIERGGPSYTVDTLRELRRQLGPDASLTLLIGSDQLLRLDTWHEWQRLFEAAHIGVAARPGFDWRSAPPAVHAAIAARGADADTVQSSPCGHILLDDSLAIDISATDLRAELARMNNSRQPAGAAADLLAPILDYIQAHHLYRT from the coding sequence ATGCCATTGCAGCATCCCCCTTCCTCGCCGATTCGCCGCGTCGGCCTGCTCGGCGGTACGTTCGATCCGATCCATGCCGGCCACCTGGCGCTGGGTGAATTGTTCGCCGCGACGCTGGCGCTCGACGAGCTGATCCTGATGCCGGCCGGGCAGCAACCGCAAAAACACGACAGCACGCCTGCGCAGCATCGCCTGGCGATGACCCGATTGGCCGCGGCGGAGCTGGCCGAGCGCCTGCGGCATGCCGGTCTGGCCACGAGCCTGCGTGTGAGCACCATGGAAATCGAGCGCGGTGGCCCGAGCTACACCGTCGATACCTTGCGCGAGTTGCGCCGGCAACTCGGCCCGGACGCATCGCTGACCTTGCTGATCGGATCCGACCAGCTGCTGCGGCTGGACACCTGGCACGAATGGCAACGGCTGTTCGAGGCCGCTCATATCGGCGTTGCCGCGCGCCCGGGTTTCGACTGGCGCAGCGCGCCGCCGGCGGTACACGCGGCCATCGCCGCACGCGGCGCCGACGCCGACACTGTACAATCGAGCCCTTGCGGCCACATTTTGCTGGACGACTCGCTGGCCATCGACATATCGGCCACCGATCTGCGCGCCGAACTCGCCAGAATGAACAATTCGCGCCAGCCAGCAGGCGCCGCCGCCGATCTGTTGGCGCCCATCCTGGATTACATCCAGGCGCATCACCTTTATCGCACCTGA
- the ugpE gene encoding sn-glycerol-3-phosphate ABC transporter permease UgpE: MIENRKGLDLFCHAMLIAGVLMVVFPLYVAFVAATMNETQIFNVPLSLIPSTHLLHNIATVWRQGAGDAATPFGMMLGNSLIMALAITFGKISVSILSAYAIVYFRFPLRNLFFWLIFITLMLPVEVRIFPTVQVISDLHMINTYAGLTVPLIASATATFLFRQFFMTLPDELIEAARIDGAGPMRFFFDVVLPLSKTNIAALFVITFIYGWNQYLWPILVTNAPNMTTAVIGIKSMIGGGDTATQWQLVMSATLLAMLPPLLVVIVMQRWFVKGLVDTEK, translated from the coding sequence ATGATCGAAAATCGCAAGGGACTCGATCTGTTCTGTCACGCCATGCTCATCGCCGGCGTGCTGATGGTGGTGTTTCCACTGTATGTCGCGTTCGTCGCGGCCACCATGAACGAGACGCAGATCTTCAACGTGCCGCTGTCGTTGATTCCAAGCACCCACCTGCTGCACAACATCGCGACGGTCTGGCGGCAGGGCGCGGGCGATGCGGCAACCCCGTTCGGCATGATGCTGGGCAACAGCCTGATCATGGCGCTGGCGATCACCTTCGGCAAGATATCAGTATCGATCCTGTCGGCCTATGCGATCGTCTATTTTCGATTCCCGCTGCGCAACCTGTTTTTCTGGCTGATTTTCATCACGCTGATGCTGCCGGTCGAGGTGCGCATCTTCCCGACCGTGCAGGTCATTTCCGATCTGCACATGATCAACACGTACGCCGGCCTGACCGTACCCCTGATCGCCTCGGCCACCGCCACCTTTCTGTTCCGGCAATTTTTCATGACGTTGCCGGACGAACTGATCGAAGCCGCCCGCATCGACGGGGCCGGTCCGATGCGCTTCTTCTTCGACGTCGTGCTGCCGCTGTCCAAGACGAACATCGCGGCGCTGTTCGTGATCACCTTCATCTACGGCTGGAATCAGTACCTGTGGCCGATTCTGGTAACCAACGCACCCAATATGACGACCGCCGTGATCGGCATCAAGAGCATGATCGGCGGCGGCGATACGGCAACCCAGTGGCAATTGGTGATGAGCGCCACGCTGCTGGCGATGCTGCCGCCGCTGCTGGTGGTCATCGTGATGCAACGGTGGTTCGTCAAAGGCCTGGTGGATACCGAAAAATGA
- a CDS encoding peroxidase-related enzyme, with amino-acid sequence MTRAAPISRYPVPDVNTLPEDIRARILEVQEKAGFVPNVFLTLAHRPDEFRAFFAYHDALMLKDGGLSKGEREMIVVATSGANDCLYCVVAHGAILRIYEKAPLLADQLAVNYLKADITPRQRAMLAFAMKVCQQSGAVDEADFDALRAHGFSDEDIWDIAAITAFFGMSNRIANVISMRPNDEFFLMGRVPKQK; translated from the coding sequence ATGACCCGTGCCGCACCGATCAGCCGCTACCCCGTACCCGACGTCAATACCCTGCCGGAAGACATCCGCGCTCGCATTCTGGAGGTTCAGGAGAAGGCGGGCTTCGTGCCCAATGTGTTCCTGACGCTGGCGCACCGGCCCGACGAGTTCCGCGCATTCTTTGCCTATCACGATGCGCTGATGCTCAAGGACGGCGGGCTGAGCAAGGGCGAGCGCGAGATGATCGTGGTCGCGACCAGCGGTGCCAACGATTGCCTGTATTGCGTGGTCGCCCATGGCGCGATCCTGCGCATCTACGAAAAGGCGCCGCTATTGGCGGACCAGCTTGCGGTAAATTATCTGAAGGCGGACATCACGCCGCGCCAGCGCGCCATGCTGGCTTTCGCGATGAAGGTCTGCCAGCAGTCGGGCGCCGTCGACGAAGCTGATTTCGACGCGCTGCGCGCTCATGGCTTTAGCGACGAAGACATCTGGGACATCGCGGCAATCACCGCGTTCTTCGGCATGTCGAACCGCATCGCCAACGTGATTTCGATGCGCCCGAACGACGAATTCTTCCTGATGGGGCGCGTTCCCAAACAGAAATGA
- the ugpA gene encoding sn-glycerol-3-phosphate ABC transporter permease UgpA, whose translation MTQTSRERPRFGTGWLPYALVAPQMLITVIFFLWPAGEALWQSTSSQDAFGLSTRFVGLSNFTALIHDPLYLASFKTTMLFSGMVTFFGLTISLLLAAMADRVTRGARLYQTLLIWPYAVAPAIAAVMWAFLFNPSIGIVAYALGKLGIVWNHALNGGQAMFLVVLASVWKQISYNFLFFYAGLQAIPRSLIEAAAIDGAGPVRRFFAIALPLLSPTTFFLLVVNLVYSFFDTFPVIDAATGGGPGQSTDTLIYKIYSEGFQGLDLGSSAAQSVILMSIVIVLTVIQFRFVERKVQYA comes from the coding sequence ATGACGCAAACCTCCCGCGAGCGCCCGCGCTTTGGCACCGGCTGGCTGCCCTACGCCCTGGTGGCGCCACAGATGCTGATTACCGTGATCTTTTTCCTGTGGCCGGCCGGCGAGGCGCTGTGGCAATCGACCTCATCGCAGGACGCGTTCGGCCTCTCCACGCGGTTTGTCGGTCTGAGCAATTTCACCGCGCTGATCCACGATCCGCTTTATCTCGCCTCATTCAAGACCACCATGCTGTTCAGCGGCATGGTGACCTTTTTCGGCCTGACCATCTCGCTGCTGCTCGCGGCGATGGCCGACCGCGTCACCCGCGGCGCGCGCCTGTACCAGACGCTGCTGATCTGGCCCTATGCGGTGGCCCCGGCGATTGCCGCGGTCATGTGGGCATTTCTGTTCAACCCCAGCATCGGCATCGTGGCCTACGCGCTGGGCAAGCTGGGCATCGTCTGGAATCACGCGCTCAACGGCGGACAAGCGATGTTCCTGGTGGTGCTGGCCTCGGTGTGGAAGCAGATCAGCTATAACTTCCTGTTTTTCTACGCCGGCCTGCAGGCGATCCCGCGCTCGCTGATCGAAGCCGCCGCGATCGACGGCGCAGGCCCGGTGCGCCGCTTCTTCGCCATCGCGCTGCCGCTGCTCTCGCCGACCACGTTCTTTCTGCTGGTTGTGAATCTGGTCTACTCGTTCTTCGACACCTTTCCGGTGATCGATGCGGCCACCGGCGGCGGGCCCGGGCAGTCGACCGATACGCTGATCTACAAGATCTATTCCGAAGGTTTTCAGGGGCTCGACCTCGGCAGTTCGGCCGCCCAGTCGGTGATCCTGATGAGTATCGTCATCGTCCTGACGGTGATCCAGTTCCGTTTCGTCGAACGCAAGGTGCAATACGCATGA
- a CDS encoding cation diffusion facilitator family transporter: MTYSDKQAVASRITWVSIWVNIGLTLLQLVVGTLARSQALIADGVHSLSDLVSDGVVLAANHGSGRGPDDEHPYGHNRYENVASLFLGVILLVVGAGMLWRGGERLLDTSQIPAVHVSALIVAMAVLVAKETLFRYMLREAQRVRSAMLVANAWHARSDAASSLVVAIGIAGNLAGWRMLDPIAAGVVGIIVGHMGWRFTWDSLQDLIDRGLSEEAIEGIRNRLLGTAGVHGIDALRTRKMGDSAVVDVHILVDSRISVSEGHYIAEQARANVMQDPLVLDVLVHVDPESDAQGTGEVALPSHAELLAAVQSLCAAHRLSVSGINPHYLEGAAELDIYLGASARFPSPAVCSAISEALQERFGLRGVRVFARVEGQAPTQVSPG; encoded by the coding sequence ATGACTTACAGCGACAAACAAGCCGTTGCCAGCCGCATCACCTGGGTCAGCATCTGGGTCAACATCGGGCTCACACTGCTGCAACTGGTGGTCGGCACGCTGGCGCGCTCCCAGGCCTTGATCGCCGACGGCGTGCATTCGCTGTCGGACCTGGTGTCGGACGGGGTAGTGCTGGCCGCCAACCACGGTAGCGGTCGCGGGCCCGACGATGAGCACCCGTACGGGCATAACCGCTATGAAAACGTCGCCTCGCTGTTTCTCGGCGTGATTCTGCTGGTGGTCGGCGCAGGCATGCTGTGGCGTGGCGGCGAGCGCCTGCTCGACACCTCGCAGATCCCCGCGGTGCACGTGTCCGCGCTGATCGTTGCGATGGCGGTGCTGGTCGCCAAGGAGACCCTGTTTCGCTACATGCTGCGCGAAGCGCAGCGGGTTCGCTCGGCAATGCTGGTGGCCAACGCCTGGCATGCGCGCTCGGATGCGGCGTCATCGCTGGTGGTGGCCATCGGCATCGCCGGCAATTTGGCGGGCTGGCGCATGCTGGATCCGATCGCCGCCGGCGTGGTCGGCATCATCGTCGGTCACATGGGCTGGCGCTTCACGTGGGACTCGCTGCAGGACCTGATCGACCGCGGTTTGAGCGAGGAAGCGATCGAGGGTATCCGCAACCGTCTGCTGGGCACCGCGGGGGTGCATGGCATCGACGCGCTGCGCACTCGCAAGATGGGCGACTCGGCAGTCGTCGACGTGCATATCCTGGTCGACTCGCGAATTTCGGTATCCGAGGGGCACTACATCGCCGAGCAGGCGCGCGCCAACGTGATGCAGGACCCGCTGGTGCTCGACGTGTTGGTGCACGTCGACCCCGAGAGCGATGCACAGGGCACCGGGGAGGTCGCGCTGCCCTCTCACGCCGAGCTGCTCGCCGCCGTGCAGTCGTTGTGCGCCGCGCATCGCCTGTCGGTTTCAGGAATCAATCCACACTACCTGGAGGGTGCGGCCGAACTCGACATCTATCTCGGCGCGAGTGCCCGGTTCCCATCTCCGGCAGTATGCAGCGCTATCAGCGAGGCGCTGCAGGAACGCTTCGGATTGCGCGGCGTGCGCGTGTTCGCGCGGGTCGAGGGCCAAGCACCGACGCAGGTCTCGCCGGGCTGA
- the rsfS gene encoding ribosome silencing factor, producing the protein MDIRKLQRTIVDALEDVKAQDIVVFNTEHLTSLFDRVIIASGTSNRQTKALAASVRDKVKEAGGEIIAIEGEDVGEWVLVDCGDAVVHIMQPTLRQYYNLEEIWGGKPVRLRMAAKGGPAMAGADDDEQDEAAAAAPVKARVDRSAARKA; encoded by the coding sequence ATGGATATCCGCAAACTGCAGCGCACCATCGTGGACGCGCTCGAAGACGTCAAAGCCCAGGACATCGTCGTATTCAACACCGAACACCTGACCTCCCTGTTCGATCGCGTGATCATTGCCAGCGGCACGTCCAATCGCCAAACCAAGGCGCTGGCCGCGAGCGTGCGCGACAAGGTCAAGGAAGCCGGCGGCGAAATCATCGCCATCGAGGGTGAGGACGTCGGAGAATGGGTGCTGGTCGACTGCGGCGACGCAGTCGTCCACATCATGCAGCCGACCCTGCGCCAGTATTACAACCTCGAGGAAATCTGGGGCGGCAAGCCGGTACGGCTGCGCATGGCCGCCAAGGGCGGGCCGGCGATGGCCGGCGCCGATGACGATGAACAGGACGAGGCCGCCGCCGCGGCCCCGGTCAAGGCGCGTGTGGATCGCTCCGCCGCCCGCAAGGCCTGA
- the rng gene encoding ribonuclease G, with protein sequence MNEDILVNITPQETRVALMQLGAVQELHIERTLSRGLVGNIYLGKVARVLPGMQSAFIDIGLERAAFLHVADIWHPRNDHDGAGSPPQPPIEKMVFEGQTLMVQVIKDPIGTKGARLATQISIAGRTLVYLPQEPHIGISQRIESEAEREALRSKVQSLVPPDEKGGFIVRTIAEDAADSELSNDIDYLRKTWETIQWQATRVPAPALLHQDLNLAQRVLRDFVHEETGKILVDSRETFQKLTEFAAVYTPAVLSKLCHYTGERPLFDLYSVETEIERALSRRVDLKSGGYLMIDQTEAMTTIDVNTGGYVGARNFDDTIFKTNLEAAQMIARQLRLRNLGGIIILDFIDMVNVEHRESVLAELKKALARDRTRITVNGFSQLGLVEMTRKRTRESLAHVLCEPCPVCAGKGQLKTPRTVCYDILREILRESRQFNPREFRLVAAQSVVDLFLEEESQHLAMLCDFIGKPVSLLVETTFSQEQYDIILM encoded by the coding sequence ATGAACGAAGATATTCTGGTCAACATTACCCCGCAGGAGACGCGGGTGGCCCTCATGCAGTTGGGCGCGGTCCAGGAACTGCACATCGAGCGCACGCTGTCGCGCGGCCTGGTGGGCAACATTTATCTGGGCAAGGTCGCGCGCGTGCTGCCAGGCATGCAATCGGCCTTCATCGACATTGGCCTGGAGCGCGCGGCCTTTCTGCACGTGGCCGATATCTGGCATCCGCGCAACGACCATGACGGCGCGGGCAGCCCACCCCAGCCGCCGATCGAGAAAATGGTCTTCGAGGGCCAGACTCTGATGGTGCAGGTCATCAAGGACCCCATCGGCACCAAGGGTGCGCGCCTTGCCACGCAAATCAGCATCGCCGGCCGAACGCTGGTGTATCTGCCGCAGGAACCGCATATCGGCATCTCTCAGCGCATCGAGAGCGAGGCCGAGCGCGAAGCGCTGCGCAGCAAGGTGCAGAGCCTGGTGCCGCCCGACGAGAAAGGCGGCTTCATCGTGCGCACCATCGCCGAGGACGCGGCCGACAGCGAGTTGTCGAACGACATCGATTATCTGCGCAAGACCTGGGAAACGATTCAATGGCAAGCCACGCGCGTGCCGGCGCCGGCCCTGCTGCATCAGGACCTGAACCTGGCCCAGCGCGTGCTGCGCGATTTCGTGCATGAAGAGACCGGCAAGATCCTGGTCGACTCGCGCGAGACTTTCCAAAAATTGACCGAGTTCGCCGCGGTCTACACGCCGGCGGTGCTGAGCAAGCTCTGTCACTATACCGGCGAGCGGCCGCTGTTCGATCTCTATAGCGTCGAGACCGAAATCGAGCGCGCGCTGTCGCGCCGTGTCGATCTGAAATCGGGCGGCTACCTGATGATCGACCAGACCGAAGCGATGACGACCATCGACGTCAACACCGGCGGCTATGTCGGCGCGCGCAATTTCGACGACACGATCTTCAAGACCAATCTCGAGGCGGCGCAGATGATCGCGCGCCAATTGCGACTGCGCAACCTGGGCGGCATCATCATTCTCGACTTCATCGACATGGTCAATGTCGAGCATCGCGAATCCGTATTGGCCGAGCTAAAAAAAGCCCTGGCGCGCGATCGCACGCGCATCACCGTCAATGGTTTCTCACAGTTGGGACTGGTCGAGATGACCCGCAAGCGCACCCGCGAGTCGCTCGCACACGTGCTGTGCGAGCCTTGCCCGGTGTGCGCCGGCAAGGGCCAGCTGAAAACCCCGCGCACGGTGTGCTATGACATCCTGCGCGAAATCCTGCGCGAATCGCGCCAGTTCAATCCGCGCGAGTTTCGCCTGGTGGCCGCGCAAAGCGTGGTCGACCTCTTTCTGGAAGAGGAATCGCAGCATCTGGCGATGCTGTGCGACTTCATCGGCAAGCCCGTGTCACTGCTGGTCGAAACGACCTTCAGCCAGGAGCAATACGACATCATTCTGATGTAG
- a CDS encoding sn-glycerol-3-phosphate import ATP-binding protein UgpC, translating to MAKLTLSDVKKSYDGKHFVLHGIDIAIDDGEFVVIVGPSGCGKSTLLRMVAGLESVTAGDIHIGEKRVNTLEPKDRDIAMVFQNYALYPHMDVFANMAYGLKIRRMDQATIRQRVESAARILELEPLLGRKPRELSGGQRQRVAMGRAIVREPAVFLFDEPLSNLDAKLRVQMRLEIKRLHARLATTSLYVTHDQVEAMTLASRVIVMNQGHAEQIGTPVEVYERPATLFVASFIGSPAMNLLRGRIDDQGKCFAVAGGGPALPLPQSMPALAGHELVLGVRPEHLLPARTTQAGQSGVAPIELPVDTCELLGADNLAHGRWGDQDVIVRLPHELRPGAGEVLPLALPAGNLHIFDADSGKRIEA from the coding sequence ATGGCAAAACTCACGCTCAGCGATGTCAAGAAATCCTACGATGGCAAGCATTTCGTTCTGCACGGCATTGACATCGCCATCGACGACGGCGAATTCGTCGTAATCGTCGGCCCGTCCGGTTGCGGCAAATCGACGCTGCTGCGCATGGTGGCCGGTCTCGAGAGCGTCACCGCCGGCGACATTCACATTGGCGAGAAGCGTGTCAACACGCTCGAGCCCAAGGATCGGGACATCGCCATGGTATTTCAGAACTACGCGCTGTATCCGCACATGGACGTGTTCGCCAACATGGCTTATGGCCTGAAGATCCGGCGCATGGATCAGGCCACCATTCGGCAGCGGGTCGAGAGTGCCGCGCGCATCCTGGAGCTCGAACCGCTGCTCGGGCGCAAGCCTCGCGAGCTCTCGGGGGGCCAGCGCCAGCGGGTGGCGATGGGGCGCGCCATCGTGCGCGAACCGGCGGTTTTCCTGTTCGACGAGCCGCTCTCGAACCTCGACGCCAAACTGCGTGTGCAGATGCGCCTGGAAATCAAGCGGTTGCACGCACGGCTCGCGACCACCAGCCTGTACGTCACGCACGATCAGGTCGAGGCCATGACGCTGGCCAGTCGGGTGATCGTGATGAACCAGGGGCACGCCGAACAGATCGGCACGCCCGTGGAGGTCTATGAGCGCCCCGCCACGCTGTTCGTCGCCAGCTTCATCGGCTCGCCGGCGATGAATCTGCTGCGCGGGCGCATCGACGACCAGGGCAAATGCTTCGCCGTGGCTGGCGGCGGCCCGGCCTTGCCGCTGCCGCAATCGATGCCGGCGCTGGCCGGGCACGAACTGGTGCTGGGCGTGCGGCCCGAGCACCTGCTGCCCGCCAGAACAACCCAGGCCGGCCAGAGCGGCGTCGCGCCGATCGAGCTGCCGGTGGACACCTGCGAGCTGCTGGGAGCGGACAATCTCGCGCACGGCCGATGGGGCGACCAGGACGTGATCGTGCGCTTGCCCCACGAACTGCGGCCGGGTGCCGGTGAAGTGCTGCCGCTGGCCCTGCCGGCTGGCAACCTGCATATTTTCGATGCCGACAGCGGCAAAAGGATCGAAGCATGA
- the ugpQ gene encoding glycerophosphodiester phosphodiesterase: MNRPAPTAWPYPRIVAHRGGGTLAPENTLAGFDTGARLGLRMAECDAKLSSDDVVFLLHDDTVDRTSNGHGAAAAMPYRAIAALDAGAWFSAAFAGATMPTLEAVARRCAELRMAINIEIKPCPGRDTETGRIVATQAAVLWRDQTAPLLSSFSYAALAAAASAAPDLPRGLLFEAVPPDWREQCRSLACVSLHASHRHLSAELVGQIKAAGLYLLAYTVNEPDRARELARWGVDAICTDRIDLIGADFLVS; encoded by the coding sequence ATGAACCGCCCCGCGCCCACCGCTTGGCCTTATCCGCGCATCGTCGCGCATCGCGGCGGCGGCACGCTGGCGCCGGAAAATACCCTGGCGGGGTTCGATACCGGTGCACGCCTGGGCCTGCGCATGGCCGAATGCGACGCCAAGCTGTCGTCCGACGATGTGGTCTTCCTGTTGCATGACGACACGGTGGACCGCACCAGCAATGGCCATGGCGCGGCCGCCGCAATGCCCTATCGGGCAATTGCCGCACTCGATGCCGGCGCCTGGTTTTCGGCAGCCTTTGCCGGCGCGACGATGCCCACGCTCGAGGCGGTGGCCCGGCGCTGTGCCGAACTGCGCATGGCCATCAATATCGAGATCAAGCCCTGTCCTGGCCGCGACACCGAGACCGGCCGCATCGTCGCAACCCAGGCCGCCGTGCTTTGGCGGGATCAAACGGCGCCGCTGCTGTCGTCGTTTTCCTACGCGGCACTGGCCGCGGCAGCCAGCGCCGCGCCCGACCTGCCACGCGGATTGCTGTTCGAAGCGGTACCGCCCGACTGGCGCGAGCAATGCCGGAGTCTGGCCTGCGTCTCGCTGCATGCCAGTCATCGCCACCTCAGCGCCGAGCTGGTCGGGCAGATCAAGGCTGCCGGTTTGTATCTGCTGGCCTATACTGTCAACGAACCCGACCGCGCCCGGGAACTTGCCCGCTGGGGCGTCGATGCGATCTGCACTGATCGCATCGACCTGATCGGCGCCGATTTTCTCGTCTCATGA